From Hippoglossus stenolepis isolate QCI-W04-F060 chromosome 6, HSTE1.2, whole genome shotgun sequence, a single genomic window includes:
- the LOC118111354 gene encoding transcription factor HES-2, producing the protein MSPSITTEANQPLPARSTVAQRKQANELRKTLKPLLEKKRRARINDSLTHLKGLILPLVGKDNARYSKLEKADILEMTVRFLRDLPASPVKDSADSYREGYKACLQRVSALLPKTSLDQDACQRVNDFVQQSMSATVTPTCLNCCAQSSRSLPQIQQRLLSLKSSFSSRLETQSRSSSSSSSAVAPSRAQPVPLPVSAAMWRPW; encoded by the exons ATGAGTCCCAGCATCACCACTGAGGCCAACCAGCCTCTCCCCGCCAGGTCCACCGTGGCCCAGAGAAAACAAGCCAACGAACTGAGAAAG ACTCTGAAACCCTTGCTAGAGAAGAAAAGACGTGCTCGTATCAACGACAGTCTCACTCATCTGAAGGGCCTCATTCTGCCTCTTGTTGGAAAAGACAACGCACGCTACTCCAAACTGGAGAAAGCTGATATTCTGGAAATGACAGTTCGGTTCCTCAGAGATCTTCCTGCCTCTCCTGTCAAAG ATTCCGCAGACAGTTACAGAGAAGGCTACAAAGCCTGCCTCCAGCGCGTCTCCGCTCTGCTTCCCAAAACGAGCCTGGATCAAGACGCGTGCCAGCGGGTGAACGACTTCGTTCAGCAGTCCATGTCCGCCACCGTCACCCCAACCTGCCTGAACTGTTGCGCCCAGAGCTCCAGGAGCCTCCCTCAGATCCAACAGAGACTCCTGAGCCTCAAAtccagcttcagctccagaCTGGAGACTCAgtcccgcagcagcagcagcagcagcagcgcagtGGCTCCCAGCCGCGCACAGCCAGTTCCGCTGCCTGTCAGCGCTGCCATGTGGAGACCTTGGTAG